From the Salmo trutta chromosome 25, fSalTru1.1, whole genome shotgun sequence genome, the window GAGAgccaaaaaccttttgaccactactgggtgcatggtattgttgttgcttgctcattaacatattttgaggcgtgCCTTGAAGAGGatatatttgttgcacccatgAGTGAGAACACTGTACCAACTTAACTCATAAGTGGTTATAGTGCCCCATTACTTGTGTAGGGGACAGATTGGTGTAGCAGCAAGTCGtaaccctttcctgcagtcaacaaCCAAAGGTTctctctttggcctcatgggtgaaATGTACATAATTAATACTTTTTTAAATTagctatgtattttttttatgttctatttcaaacagttttgttatacactgctcaaaaaaataaagggaacacttaaacaacacaatgtaactccaagtcaatcacacttctgtgaaatcaaactgtccacttaggaagcaacactgattgacaataaatttcacatgctgttgtgcaaatggaatagacaacaggtggaaattataggcaattagcaagacacccccaataaaggagtcgttctgcaggtggtaaccacagacgttttgatgttttggtcacttttgaatgctggcggtgctttcactctagtggtagcatgagacggagtctacaacccacacaagtggctcaggtagtgcagctcatccaggatggcacatcaatgcggctgtggcaagaaggtttgctgtgtctgtcagcgtagtgtccagagcatggaggtgctaccaggagacaggccagtacatcaggagacgtggaggaggccgtaggagggcaacaacccagcagcaggaccgctacctccgcctttgtgcaaggaggagcaggaggagcactgccagagccctgcaaaatgacctccagcaggccacaaatgtgcatgtgtctgctcaaacagtcagaaacagactccatgagggtggtatgagggcccgacgtccacaggtgggggttgtgcttatagcccaacaccgtgcaggacgtttggcatttgccagagaacaccaagattggcaaattcaccactggcgccctgtgctcttcacatatgaaagcaggttcacactgagcacgtgacagacgtgacagagtctggagacgccgtggagaacgttctgctgcctgcaacatcctccagcatgaccggtttggcggtgggtcagtcatggtgtggggtggcatttctttggggggccgcacagccctccatgtgctcgtcagaggtagcctgactgccattaggtaccgagatgagatcctcagaccccttgtgagaccatatgctggtgcggttggccctgggttcctcctaatgcaagacaatgctagacctcatgtggctggagtgtgtcagcagttcctgcaagaggaaggcattgatgctatggactggcccgtccgttccccagacctgaatccaattgagcacatctgggacatcatgtctcgctccatccaccaacgccacgttgcaccacagactgtccaggagttggcggatgctttagtccaggtctgggaggagatccctcaggagaccatccgccacctcatcaggagcatgcccaggcgttgtagggaggtcatacaggcacgtggaggccacacacactactgagcctcattttgacttgttttaatgacattacatcaaagttggatcagcctgtagtgtggttttccactttaattttgagtgtgactccaaatccagacctccatgggttgataaattggatttccattgattatttttgtgtgattttgttgtcagcacattcaactatgtaaagaaaaaagtatttaataagattatttcattcattcagatctaggatgtgttattttagtgttccctttatttttttgagcagtatatttcagtcttctgtgatgtatataaagtgtaatattgggatgcaaactcaaaatgtaatacatttcaaatcTCTTAAATGGTTGAGCATTTTTGGGTCTGTTTTGCCTTGTAGTCACTGCCAGTTTAGTAAACCTTTgttaaggcctctagaagtgcaGGTGATATAGAACACCAAATATTtattaatgtactgtaatgtgtaaacactttacctagcagccaacctgctcTCACCAAACCCTTGTAATTCCAGTAAAATACAAACCCCTCCCTTCAATGAACCCATTCATTCAATCATTCATTTATTCAGATTACGATagcaaattatttatttttacagtGTAATATATTACATTTTACGGTGTGGTACTGGGTGTCATTACACAGTACTGCtttgatactgtatgtatattacagtcagtgtactgtaatatgaaatacagaatttGACTCGCCACTGAGCTGCCTGTAAGCTACTGTCAaattcatgtttttttaaataaacaccacggtgtggttcccaccgtgaagcatggaaaaggaggtgtgatggtgtgggagtgctttgcaggtgacagtctgtgatttatttagaattcaaggcacacttaaccagcatggctaccacagcattctgcagcgatacgccatctcatctggtttgcgcttagtgggactataatttgtttttcaacaggacaatgacccaaaaacacatctaattgagatggtttgggatgagttggactgcagagtgaaagataagcagccaacaagtacttagcatatgtgggaactccttcaagactgttggaaaagcattccaggtaaagctggttgagagaatgccaagagtgtgcaaagctgtcatcaaggcaaagggtggctactttgaagaatcttaaatataaaatatattttgatttgtttttggttactacatgattccatatatgttatttcatagttttgatgtcttcactattattctacaatgtagaacattgtaaaaataaagaaaaaccctggaatgagtaggtgtgtccgaacttttgacaAGTGCTGTACcttggtggtcagggtgtgtggagaggggtgagggtggggAACCCACTGGAAATACCCACATCCACATATCTCTACATCTCTTATCTACTACTCAACACTAACAGCAGCAGTAATGTAAACTTCCTCTGAACCCAGTCAGCCTCcatgttattactatgtaacaggGCATGACAGAAAGGCCTAGTTCACCTTCCAAGGAGGTGTTTATGTATAGCATACTAGCTGACCATGAACCGATAAATAAGCATTTATCACATTTTACACTAGGTTGCACATGAGTCTCTTGTGATATGACATAAGATACAGGGCAAGGTGTGGTAATGGGTGCACAGATTAAATTGAAATGCAGACCGCATTCAAAGGTGGGAGGGACATTGTTTTAAGACAGTCTGGTTTTGGGGTGATAGGTCCTTATCGGACTCTCCATGTCTCCTTGTGGACCATTAACAGGTCAGAAGGTCATGATGACCTGGGCATGTTCCAAACTGGCCTGACTCCTTCCTGATAAGACTGCTTTTATCATGATGTCACTGAAACACTCTGATGTCAGAGGTGTGAGTTATGGGCATCAGTGTGACAAGTGGGGTTCTATCATTCTAAGTTATGTCCCAGATGGCTCCCTATATAgtaaattttacatttacattttcgtcatttagcagacgctcttatccagaccgacttacagtagtgaatgcatacatttcatacatttaatacatttttttctgtgctggcccctaCAAGACTCAAAAGTACCCCTAATGTATGTTTTTTGGGGCAGGGCTTCAATTCAAACCAATTCTATCACACACTTACAAGTAACTTGTGTTCTTGATGATATGTATATTAAACTCTCACTCACTTTCTCTACTCACACAGCCAGCTAGGGCAGATTTCAGAATGGATAATATCTGTAGGCTATACATTTAATACATCTGCATAAAAGGACAGCACTAGGCCCCTTACCAACCATTCACACATTGGAGTCCTATATATCAAACTAAAGATGTGGTCTATAAAATGAAGCTTCCCATCATCCTCAATAATAAGGCGCACTGCACAAGTTGGGGGTCTTGTGGCACTCTGTAGGGAAACTCACCCACACAGATTCTATAATTCATAGGATTTTATGTCTTTCTATGGACTCACCATGCAGTTCATTAGGGATGCTCCTGTGGATGTGTGACACCGGCGACAGGTCGTCCATAGACCTCCGCAGGGATGCTATCTTCCCCTCGGTCGGCgtgtggatgtggttgtggtcagGACTACCGGCACTGCCGGTGCTGGAGGTACTACTCCCGTCCCCGACGTCCCTAATGGTTCTGGTGCCCCCGTTCAGGTTGGTCAGGCTGGACTGGGAGTCTATAGAGCTCCGTGACCCAGctccgttcctctcctcctccaacaTCAGAATGATCTCCTTCAGTTCCAGGTTCTCCCGCATCACAGAGTCCTGGTTGGCTTCCAGATCCTTCAGCTTCTGATGGTACACCCCGACATCCTTCCACATCGATTCGGCGGTGTAGCGGCCGAAGTGTTGCCACTCCCGGGACAGCTTCTTGCCCTTCTGCCTGTCGTCGTCCAGGAAACAGCAGAGCTCCCGGAGCTCATGGTTGTCGTCCTGTAGCTTCTGGTTGATCTCCTTGAGGCTGCGGATCTCGTGAAGGTGGACCTGTAGTCTCCGGTTCACATCTTTCATCATGTTCCCGTGCTCCACCATTAAGTTCATTTTCTCGTTATCCGTTCTCCGTAGCCTCCTGATGAGCTCATCTTTTCCGAGCCTAGAGAGCTCCTCGTCCGTGAGTTTTCTCAAGTCATCCAGCAACGGTCCGTCTGGGGCATTTCTGTCCATGTTCCCCTCCTGGTGTTGGCTGCTACGTGGGTTCGATTGCACTCTACAGTGTCCGAATCTATAGGATGTCTAACCGAGCCTAAACGGTGACTTTGTAAAGAAAAGAAAATCCATGATAGATGAAGTTATTCCAATGCGACATGAAGGAAGGATAACGATGAATTCAACAGGCCAggaatctgtagcctaataaaaacGCGTCGGAGCTAAGCAAGTCACCCAAATAGGCAGGCAAGTAAGCAGGCAGGCACGCAGCCGTACCGAAGATAATCCCCTTGTAAAATTCAGCAAAATCGCAAAAAGCATATTTTCATTTTCATTCCGGTAACTGCTCTCAGAGTGGAGTTTGGAGAGACACCGTGCCCGCTTTTACGCACCGGACAGACCGGAAGAGAAGTGGTTCTCTTTGGACATCGGGTTCGCCGAATTACTTGAAAGGATCTCCCACAGCCTCGCTGATCCACAGCAAGCACTGCATCAACTCGCAATGTCAGAGCTTTTGTGTCCACAGCGCAGGTTTGCTTTCAGCCAGGCAATATTCATTCAAAAGACAGAAATGTTCACGCTAACAAGCGCAGACGAGCTCATAACGCAATTCCTCCTTTACAAGCAAGGCCGACATGCACTAAAGTGACAGTATTCTGATCAAATGATGTCCTCAATCAAGGCAGCAAGGTTGGAATCAGACTTCGTTGAATTCGCCCTCTGATCTCAGCATCCTGTCAGCTTCAAGCTTGACGCAACCAACTCAAGAAGATTTGTTCGGGCGACCAATCAGGGACTAGTAGAAACCAGTAACCTAGTCGTTGGAGCAGGTAGATAAAAGTAGAGCCTTGTAGTTTGACTCCACTGTTCAGTCTTCTTAAAGGGCCAGCTGGCAGATTTCATGACGGGAACATCTCCCATTGGAGTTTCAGAAAGTAAACTGAAGTGCATTTGTTCGTAAACAAAAAATGAGTGGGCCTATTTGGAATGCAAATAAATACGAGGCCATAGGCCTATTGCCCATCATTTTCTGGATAATAAAAAAACCCGAATGAAATACTCTTTAGGCTACTGGCTAATAATAGAGTTATAACAGAGTAGCCTATGCATAACTTTGATACTATGATATGTTATGGAATGTGACAAATGGGAGTCTAATTAACAAATACAAATAGTATATTGTAGAACAATTATTAGCTATGGCTGTAGATACAGATTTTGTGTCTTCTCATTATTTGCCTGGGAGTTTGATGCATAGTTATTATGCATATATGCATATATTCTTCTTCATATACCCAACTTAAATTACCACAAGTGTTGACTGTCAGGATTTTCAGGGGGGAGAGGCCACTAAGAACTATAGGCCTATGACATTGATCTTAAAGCTTAAAAGCTTTTTTAAAAATCATATTtgtatcatatttgtactgtgtacttgagcttgtgtcctcaaaagtgactacacattttaccagaaaggtgagattttaacctttattggagtatgcagcattactagttattttTTATGGTCCTCATGATAAATTATTACTTTAGAGGATTATGTAGATTACATTTTAGATTACATTTAGTTCCTACATAATAGCTGACCATAAATAGTATGAtcaataataaaataatgatacaaTAATGTGAAAGTTGTTGATAGTTTACTAAAGTTCAACAAGTTGTGGGGCCATGTTGGGGCCATGGGTTGGGGCCATGTTGGGGCCATGGGTTGGGGCCATGTTGGGGCCATGGGTTGGGTCCATGTTGGGGCCATGGGTTGGGGCCATGGGTTGGGTCCATGTTGGGGCCATGGGTTGGGGCCATGTTGGGGCCATGGGTTGGGGCCATGGGTTGGGGCCATGTTGGGGCCATGTCGGGGCCATGGGTTAGGGCCATGGGTTAGGGCCATGGGTTAGGGCCATGGGTTGGGGCCATGTTGGGGCCATGGGTTAGGGCCATGGGTTGGGGCCATGTTGGGGCCATGGGTTAGGGCCATGGGTTGGGGCCATGTTGGGGCCATGGGTTGGGGCCATGTTGGGGCCATGGGTTAGGGCCATGGGTTAGGGCCATGGGTTGGGGCCATGTTGGGGCCATGGGTTAGGGCCATGGGTTGGGGCCATGTTGGGGCCATGGGTTAGGGCCATGTTGGGGCCATGGGTTGGGGCCATGGGTTGAGGCCATGGGTTGGGGCCATGTTGGGGCCATGGGTTGGGGCCATGGGTTGGGGCCATGTTGGAGCCATGGGTTGGGGCCATGAGTTGAGGCCATGGGTTGGGGCCATGTTGGGGCCATGGGTTGGGGCCATGGGTTGGGGCCATGGGTTGGGGCCATGTTGGGGCCATGGGTTAGGGCCATGGGTTAGGGCCATGGGTTGGGGCCATGTTGGGGCCATGGGTTAGGGCCATGGGTTAGGGCCATGGGTTGGGGCCATGTTGGGACCTTATGCCAAAACAATATTTCAAGAATATTGTGTGAACAGGTTGCCATCTAGTGGC encodes:
- the LOC115162059 gene encoding coiled-coil domain-containing protein 85C-A isoform X3, whose product is MDRNAPDGPLLDDLRKLTDEELSRLGKDELIRRLRRTDNEKMNLMVEHGNMMKDVNRRLQVHLHEIRSLKEINQKLQDDNHELRELCCFLDDDRQKGKKLSREWQHFGRYTAESMWKDVGVYHQKLKDLEANQDSVMRENLELKEIILMLEEERNGAGSRSSIDSQSSLTNLNGGTRTIRDVGDGSSTSSTGSAGSPDHNHIHTPTEGKIASLRRSMDDLSPVSHIHRSIPNELHGNYIRQLETKVCILEDDNKQLLSQGSGRSPSGESPPPSRLPPSGPEARGCGPCHEGTGGP
- the LOC115162059 gene encoding coiled-coil domain-containing protein 85C-A isoform X2; this translates as MDRNAPDGPLLDDLRKLTDEELSRLGKDELIRRLRRTDNEKMNLMVEHGNMMKDVNRRLQVHLHEIRSLKEINQKLQDDNHELRELCCFLDDDRQKGKKLSREWQHFGRYTAESMWKDVGVYHQKLKDLEANQDSVMRENLELKEIILMLEEERNGAGSRSSIDSQSSLTNLNGGTRTIRDVGDGSSTSSTGSAGSPDHNHIHTPTEGKIASLRRSMDDLSPVSHIHRSIPNELHGNYIRQLETKVCILEDDNKQLLSQTKSGDLKSLRKGFYHSESQLSQYQQDTLQNGSGRSPSGESPPPSRLPPSGPEARGCGPCHEGTGGP
- the LOC115162059 gene encoding coiled-coil domain-containing protein 85C-A isoform X1, with translation MDRNAPDGPLLDDLRKLTDEELSRLGKDELIRRLRRTDNEKMNLMVEHGNMMKDVNRRLQVHLHEIRSLKEINQKLQDDNHELRELCCFLDDDRQKGKKLSREWQHFGRYTAESMWKDVGVYHQKLKDLEANQDSVMRENLELKEIILMLEEERNGAGSRSSIDSQSSLTNLNGGTRTIRDVGDGSSTSSTGSAGSPDHNHIHTPTEGKIASLRRSMDDLSPVSHIHRSIPNELHGNYIRQLETKVCILEDDNKQLLSQQTKSGDLKSLRKGFYHSESQLSQYQQDTLQNGSGRSPSGESPPPSRLPPSGPEARGCGPCHEGTGGP